In Streptomyces violaceusniger Tu 4113, one DNA window encodes the following:
- a CDS encoding ATP-binding protein: MAVALRQRSTMAHHPNSGSVDSALRQERFQLPARGASVAVARHRVRSRVLEWGFQEDLCESAELVMSELFTNALVHTGSEQILCVLRAHERHMLYIEVADQGGGRAVPTPREAGLEDECGRGLALVRALADAWGDRPGVNGGRVVWAQMSVTAGR, encoded by the coding sequence ATGGCCGTGGCATTGCGTCAACGCTCGACGATGGCCCACCACCCGAACTCCGGGAGCGTTGACTCCGCCCTCCGTCAGGAGAGGTTCCAACTGCCTGCCAGAGGCGCCTCGGTCGCCGTCGCCCGGCACCGGGTGCGCTCACGGGTGCTGGAGTGGGGCTTCCAGGAGGATCTCTGCGAGTCCGCCGAGCTGGTGATGTCCGAGCTGTTCACCAACGCCCTGGTGCACACCGGAAGCGAGCAGATCCTCTGTGTGCTGCGCGCCCATGAGCGGCACATGCTCTATATCGAGGTCGCCGACCAGGGCGGCGGACGGGCCGTCCCCACGCCGCGGGAGGCCGGTCTGGAGGACGAGTGCGGACGCGGACTCGCGCTGGTCCGCGCCCTGGCCGACGCATGGGGGGACCGGCCGGGCGTGAACGGCGGACGGGTGGTCTGGGCTCAGATGAGCGTGACCGCCGGCCGCTGA